The Georgenia faecalis genome includes a window with the following:
- a CDS encoding alpha-L-arabinofuranosidase C-terminal domain-containing protein, with product MTALTLAAALLAGGTAASAAAPPEVLPPEAWLEEFDAPQLDERWTVLGEAAESWSLDPEAGELTITSLPGDTHQDSNDPRNVFLLDVPVGDFTAVASFEAPVAEDFQGAGILAMGDLDNYVRAGLVNVSFAEDGPVVIENAQESNAVFTSTFTPRPGSTGETLQVQRTGDTVTTSYWADDGWVEAAQVTVAFDITQVGLYAFAAGAAQPHTAVFDYFAIATADTPPTEPEPYPATLEIDGDGTDIEMSPELYGIFYEDINYAADGGLYAELVRNRSFEFNRSDNTSFTGLTGWQEVERGGATTTATVVTDEGRMNENNRFYLALDSTGAGAGLRNASFNEGVALEAGADYEFSVWARSATPQTLTARLEDVAGTQEYGTATVQVDGSNEWKQYTATITSTATTNAAQLAVLAGAAGVLHLDMVSLLPDEQWAGPVNGEYGLRQDLAEMVEDLDPSFIRFPGGCVIAGTWNDYEESGYADRRRAYHWKETIGPLEERATNFNWWGYNQSFGIGFLEYFMWAEDLGAEPLPVLPVGTNACGGPAALTDPVQLEEWVQDTLDLIEFANGGIDTEWGAVRAELGHPEPFGLEYIGLGNEDSQRQYFENYPLFHDAIREAYPDIKIVSNSSFASGGALFDELWDFAREQGADMVDEHYYNTPDWFLANTDRYDSYDRESPAAFIGEYASRGNTFYNALAEAAYLTGVERNSDIVRMASYAPMFANEDYVQWRDANMIYFDNDEAWGTANYYVQRLFSTNRGHEVVPSTMEGGDVVAPDISGGVFLSTWRTAAAYDNLVVTADDGDVLLSEDFSGGAPDWAPVRGTWSVVDGQYRQTATNVEDARSVPAGAYEQDWTNYTLELEATKTAGAEGFLVGFAANGGNDYYWWNIGGWNNTRMALQRSGAEVAARENTSVTTGQTYDIRVEVEGSDIRLYLDDELQIEYTEDAPTSVLNHVVTRDVETGELIVKVVNTAPAAAVTDVSVSDVELTGAGTVTEMTADSLTAVNSKEDPTNIVPVERELSGVGNEFTYEFPANSITFLRLGVADDAGPEVSVEADTRCVAGKVVQTVRVTNESGAPVDVAVSSSWGSRSVTIGADRATSLTFSTRAASVAAGEVSVTATADGSSRTVTAPHAARTC from the coding sequence GTGACCGCCCTCACCCTGGCCGCGGCGCTCCTCGCCGGCGGCACCGCGGCGTCCGCCGCCGCCCCGCCGGAGGTGCTGCCTCCCGAGGCGTGGCTCGAGGAGTTCGACGCCCCGCAGCTCGACGAGCGCTGGACCGTCCTCGGCGAGGCCGCCGAGAGCTGGTCGCTCGACCCGGAGGCCGGTGAGCTCACCATCACCTCGCTGCCCGGCGACACCCACCAGGACAGCAACGACCCGCGGAACGTCTTCCTCCTCGACGTGCCCGTCGGTGACTTCACCGCGGTGGCCTCGTTCGAGGCGCCGGTGGCGGAGGACTTCCAGGGCGCCGGCATCCTCGCCATGGGCGACCTCGACAACTACGTGCGCGCCGGCCTGGTGAACGTCAGCTTCGCCGAGGACGGGCCGGTCGTCATCGAGAACGCGCAGGAGAGCAACGCGGTCTTCACCTCCACCTTCACGCCCCGGCCGGGGTCCACGGGCGAGACGCTGCAGGTGCAGCGCACGGGGGACACGGTCACGACGAGCTACTGGGCGGACGACGGCTGGGTCGAGGCGGCCCAGGTGACCGTCGCCTTCGACATCACGCAGGTGGGCCTCTACGCCTTCGCCGCGGGCGCCGCCCAGCCGCACACCGCGGTGTTCGACTACTTCGCGATTGCCACGGCGGACACGCCGCCGACCGAGCCGGAGCCGTACCCCGCGACGCTGGAGATCGACGGCGACGGCACCGACATCGAGATGAGCCCCGAGCTCTACGGGATCTTCTACGAGGACATCAACTACGCGGCCGACGGCGGCCTGTACGCCGAGCTCGTCCGCAACCGCTCGTTCGAGTTCAACCGGTCCGACAACACCTCCTTCACCGGCCTCACGGGCTGGCAGGAGGTCGAGCGCGGCGGGGCGACGACGACGGCCACCGTCGTCACCGACGAGGGCCGGATGAACGAGAACAACCGGTTCTACCTCGCCCTCGACTCGACGGGCGCGGGCGCGGGGCTGCGCAACGCCTCCTTCAACGAGGGCGTCGCCCTGGAGGCCGGTGCGGACTACGAGTTCTCCGTCTGGGCCCGCTCGGCGACGCCGCAGACTCTCACCGCCCGCCTCGAGGACGTCGCCGGCACCCAGGAGTACGGGACCGCGACCGTCCAGGTGGACGGCTCGAACGAGTGGAAGCAGTACACGGCGACGATCACCTCCACCGCGACGACCAACGCGGCGCAGCTCGCCGTCCTCGCCGGAGCCGCGGGCGTGCTCCACCTCGACATGGTCTCGCTGCTGCCGGACGAGCAGTGGGCCGGCCCGGTCAACGGCGAGTACGGCCTGCGCCAGGACCTCGCCGAGATGGTCGAGGACCTCGACCCGTCCTTCATCCGGTTCCCGGGTGGCTGCGTCATCGCCGGGACGTGGAACGACTACGAGGAGAGCGGCTACGCGGACCGTCGCCGCGCCTACCACTGGAAGGAGACCATCGGCCCGCTCGAGGAGCGCGCGACGAACTTCAACTGGTGGGGGTACAACCAGTCCTTCGGCATCGGCTTCCTCGAGTACTTCATGTGGGCCGAGGACCTCGGGGCCGAGCCGCTGCCCGTCCTGCCCGTGGGGACGAACGCCTGCGGCGGGCCGGCGGCGCTCACCGACCCCGTCCAGCTCGAGGAGTGGGTGCAGGACACCCTCGACCTCATCGAGTTCGCCAACGGCGGCATCGACACCGAGTGGGGCGCCGTGCGCGCGGAGCTCGGCCACCCCGAGCCCTTCGGCCTCGAGTACATCGGCCTGGGCAACGAGGACTCCCAGCGCCAGTACTTCGAGAACTACCCGCTCTTCCACGACGCGATCCGCGAGGCCTACCCGGACATCAAGATCGTCTCGAACTCGAGCTTCGCCTCGGGCGGGGCGCTCTTCGACGAGCTGTGGGACTTCGCCCGCGAGCAGGGCGCGGACATGGTCGACGAGCACTACTACAACACCCCGGACTGGTTCCTCGCGAACACCGACCGGTACGACAGCTATGACCGCGAGAGTCCGGCCGCCTTCATCGGGGAGTACGCCTCCCGGGGCAACACGTTCTACAACGCCCTGGCCGAGGCCGCGTACCTCACCGGCGTCGAGCGCAACTCCGACATCGTCCGTATGGCGTCCTACGCGCCGATGTTCGCCAACGAGGACTACGTCCAGTGGCGCGACGCCAACATGATCTACTTCGACAACGACGAGGCGTGGGGGACCGCGAACTACTACGTCCAGCGGCTCTTCTCGACGAACCGCGGCCACGAGGTGGTGCCCAGCACGATGGAGGGCGGCGACGTCGTCGCGCCCGACATCTCCGGCGGCGTCTTCCTCTCGACGTGGCGGACGGCGGCCGCGTACGACAACCTCGTCGTCACCGCCGACGACGGCGACGTGCTGCTCTCCGAGGACTTCTCGGGCGGTGCGCCGGACTGGGCGCCCGTGCGGGGCACGTGGTCCGTCGTCGACGGCCAGTACCGCCAGACCGCCACGAACGTCGAGGACGCCCGCAGCGTCCCGGCCGGGGCGTACGAGCAGGACTGGACGAACTACACGCTCGAGCTCGAGGCGACGAAGACCGCCGGGGCGGAGGGCTTCCTCGTCGGCTTCGCCGCCAACGGCGGGAACGACTACTACTGGTGGAACATCGGCGGCTGGAACAACACCCGGATGGCCCTCCAGCGCTCGGGGGCCGAGGTGGCCGCCCGGGAGAACACCTCCGTGACGACCGGGCAGACGTACGACATCCGGGTCGAGGTCGAGGGCAGCGACATCCGGCTCTACCTCGACGACGAGCTCCAGATCGAGTACACGGAGGACGCCCCGACGAGCGTGCTCAACCACGTCGTCACGCGGGACGTCGAGACCGGTGAGCTCATCGTCAAGGTCGTCAACACGGCCCCCGCGGCCGCGGTGACGGACGTGAGCGTCTCCGACGTCGAGCTGACCGGGGCCGGCACGGTCACCGAGATGACCGCGGACTCCCTCACGGCGGTGAACTCCAAGGAGGACCCGACGAACATCGTGCCCGTCGAGCGGGAGCTCAGCGGCGTGGGCAACGAGTTCACCTACGAGTTCCCCGCCAACTCCATCACCTTCCTCCGCCTCGGCGTCGCCGACGACGCCGGGCCGGAGGTGTCGGTGGAGGCGGACACGCGGTGCGTGGCCGGCAAGGTGGTGCAGACGGTGCGGGTGACGAACGAGTCGGGGGCGCCGGTGGACGTGGCGGTGTCCTCGTCCTGGGGGTCGCGGTCGGTGACGATCGGGGCCGACCGGGCGACGTCGTTGACGTTCAGCACCCGGGCTGCGTCGGTGGCTGCGGGGGAGGTGAGCGTGACGGCGACGGCGGACGGGTCCTCCCGGACGGTGACCGCGCCGCACGCGGCCCGCACCTGCTGA
- a CDS encoding ABC transporter permease subunit, with product MAHTDTARGAAEEARPAPRKAPGRPTQRGRSLLTRLDRRFLPVVGTVITLVLMLGIGQARYSTESTSFISMRLFSNLLVDNSYLLVLAIGMTFVILTGGIDLSVGAVVALVGLAVARLLIAGLPLPVVLVVGVLIGTLCGLLIGIMVQVFDIQPFIASLAVMFLARGLANVVSVQSLGISDPNFAALAGWSLQFGEGSTLWRISISMVIAMVLLAFAFYLLHYTRFGRTVYGLGAGDDGSAVKLMGLNGERTRILVYVISGTCAGVAGILFAFYTRSGFNLTGIGMELDAIAAVVIGGTLLAGGVGFILGTATGVLVYGLIQVLIAREGLDSWWTRVFIGVVLLAFVVLQRAITVRRRT from the coding sequence ATGGCACACACGGACACGGCACGAGGGGCGGCCGAGGAGGCACGCCCGGCCCCCCGTAAGGCCCCGGGCCGGCCCACGCAGCGCGGCCGCAGCCTGCTCACCCGGCTCGACCGCCGGTTCCTGCCGGTGGTGGGCACGGTGATCACCCTCGTCCTCATGCTCGGCATCGGGCAGGCCCGGTACAGCACGGAGTCGACGAGCTTCATCAGCATGCGGCTGTTCTCCAACCTCCTCGTCGACAACTCCTACCTGCTCGTCCTCGCGATCGGCATGACGTTCGTCATCCTCACCGGGGGGATCGACCTGTCGGTCGGCGCCGTGGTGGCGCTCGTCGGGCTCGCCGTCGCGCGGTTGCTCATCGCCGGACTGCCCCTGCCCGTCGTCCTCGTCGTCGGCGTCCTCATCGGGACGCTGTGCGGCCTGCTCATCGGCATCATGGTCCAGGTCTTCGACATCCAACCGTTCATCGCCTCGCTCGCCGTGATGTTCCTCGCCCGCGGCCTGGCCAACGTCGTCAGCGTGCAGTCGCTGGGCATCAGCGACCCGAACTTCGCCGCGCTCGCAGGGTGGAGCCTGCAGTTCGGCGAGGGCAGCACCCTCTGGCGGATCAGCATCAGCATGGTCATCGCCATGGTCCTGCTCGCCTTCGCCTTCTACCTGCTGCACTACACCCGCTTCGGGCGGACCGTCTACGGCCTCGGCGCCGGCGACGACGGCTCGGCCGTCAAGCTCATGGGGCTCAACGGGGAACGCACGCGGATCCTCGTCTACGTCATCAGCGGCACGTGCGCGGGGGTGGCGGGGATCCTCTTCGCCTTCTACACCCGCTCCGGCTTCAACCTCACCGGCATCGGCATGGAGCTCGACGCCATCGCCGCGGTCGTCATCGGGGGCACCCTGCTCGCCGGCGGTGTCGGGTTCATCCTCGGCACGGCCACCGGTGTCCTCGTCTACGGGCTCATCCAGGTGCTCATCGCCCGGGAGGGGCTCGACTCGTGGTGGACCCGCGTCTTCATCGGCGTGGTGCTGCTCGCGTTCGTCGTCCTGCAGCGCGCCATCACGGTGCGACGCCGGACCTGA
- a CDS encoding ABC transporter permease, with translation MTASTGRGRSAGGSFLRDVSHHGLFWPVVALVLLVLACGLRSPGFLDVTVRDGHLVGQLVDIARNSATPLLLALGMCLVIATGGIDLSVGAVMAISLSVSLEYIDNAADGGSLGTALTALLLGLAVAVLVGTFNGFLVTVLGIQPFIATLILMIAGRGIAMLITQGQITTVTSAPFKAIGAGYVLGVPTPVVIAIAVFLLLSLVVRRTALGMFLEAIGINGEASRLSGVRARSTTWLCYIIAGTLAGLAGIVYGSPTMAADANNIGLMRELDAIMVVVLGGTKLSGGRFYLGGVVVGALILSTLERAVIIFHLPSETTPLFKAIVLIAVTVAASPFLRERLRSRRVRAELVPSGAKAAA, from the coding sequence ATGACAGCGTCCACCGGCCGCGGCCGAAGCGCGGGGGGCTCCTTCCTCCGCGACGTCTCCCACCACGGCCTGTTCTGGCCCGTGGTGGCCCTGGTCCTCCTCGTCCTCGCCTGCGGCCTGCGGAGCCCGGGCTTCCTCGACGTCACCGTCCGGGACGGGCACCTCGTCGGTCAGCTCGTCGACATCGCCCGGAACAGCGCGACGCCGTTGCTCCTGGCGCTGGGCATGTGCCTCGTCATCGCCACCGGCGGCATCGACCTGTCGGTCGGGGCCGTCATGGCGATCTCGCTGTCCGTCTCCCTGGAGTACATCGACAACGCGGCCGACGGCGGCAGCCTGGGCACGGCGCTGACGGCGCTGCTCCTCGGGCTCGCGGTCGCCGTGCTCGTGGGGACGTTCAACGGGTTCCTCGTCACCGTCCTCGGCATCCAACCGTTCATCGCGACGCTCATCCTCATGATCGCCGGCCGCGGCATCGCGATGCTCATCACCCAGGGCCAGATCACCACCGTCACCAGTGCCCCGTTCAAGGCGATCGGCGCGGGGTACGTCCTCGGGGTGCCCACCCCGGTGGTCATCGCGATCGCCGTGTTCCTCCTGCTCAGCCTGGTCGTGCGGCGCACGGCGCTCGGCATGTTCCTCGAGGCCATCGGCATCAACGGCGAGGCCTCCCGACTCTCCGGCGTCCGGGCGCGCAGCACGACGTGGCTCTGCTACATCATCGCGGGCACCCTCGCGGGACTCGCCGGCATCGTCTACGGCTCGCCGACCATGGCCGCCGACGCCAACAACATCGGTCTCATGCGGGAGCTCGACGCGATCATGGTCGTCGTCCTCGGCGGCACGAAGCTCTCCGGCGGCCGGTTCTACCTCGGCGGGGTCGTCGTGGGTGCGCTCATCCTCAGCACCCTCGAGCGCGCCGTCATCATCTTCCACCTGCCCTCGGAGACGACGCCGCTGTTCAAGGCGATCGTCCTCATCGCCGTCACCGTCGCGGCCTCGCCCTTCCTGCGCGAGCGCCTACGGTCCCGGCGGGTGCGAGCAGAGCTGGTCCCCTCCGGAGCGAAGGCGGCGGCGTGA
- a CDS encoding sugar ABC transporter ATP-binding protein, producing MSHPPAPVVEMTGITITFPGVKALDGVDFRLFPGEVHALMGENGAGKSTLIKALTGVYGIDSGRITVDGEEKRFAHPGEAQAAGISTVYQEVNLCANLTVGENVMLGHEVRTGPFINWRATHREAARFLQEMNLDIDPRSPLTSHTIAVQQLCAIARAIVVDAKVLILDEPTSSLAKAEVAELFRVVRQLRDSGVAVLFVSHFLEQVYEISDRMTILRNGALVGEHLTAELPRIELISKMIGRAGEAFREIRAEARAVAQRDTADRPLVRALGLGKDGSLEPFDLDLHEGEIVGLAGLLGSGRTEAARLLAGADRADHGTVEIDGTPVRMTSPRTALKHDIAFSTEDRKKEGIVGDLTVRENIALALQAGRGTWRPIPRKELDEIVAKYIAALNINPPNPNALIRNLSGGNQQKVLLARWLATSPRLLILDEPTRGIDIGAKAEIQKLVADLSRDGMSVVFISSELEEVLRLSERVVVMRDREKLAEVVNDDDIDSGTILELIAQSGAHAS from the coding sequence ATGTCCCACCCGCCCGCACCGGTCGTCGAGATGACCGGGATCACCATCACCTTCCCCGGAGTGAAGGCCCTCGACGGGGTCGACTTCCGGCTCTTCCCGGGCGAGGTCCACGCCCTCATGGGCGAGAACGGCGCCGGGAAGTCGACGCTCATCAAGGCCCTCACCGGCGTCTACGGCATCGACTCCGGCCGGATCACCGTCGACGGCGAGGAGAAGCGGTTCGCCCACCCCGGTGAGGCGCAGGCCGCCGGCATCAGCACCGTGTACCAGGAGGTCAACCTCTGCGCGAACCTCACCGTGGGCGAGAACGTCATGCTCGGCCACGAGGTCCGCACGGGCCCCTTCATCAACTGGCGCGCCACCCACCGTGAGGCGGCGCGCTTCCTGCAGGAGATGAACCTCGACATCGACCCGCGATCGCCGCTGACGTCGCACACCATCGCCGTCCAGCAGCTCTGCGCCATCGCGCGGGCGATCGTCGTCGACGCCAAGGTCCTTATCCTCGACGAGCCCACCTCGAGCCTGGCCAAGGCCGAGGTGGCCGAGCTGTTCCGGGTGGTGCGCCAGCTGCGCGACTCCGGGGTCGCCGTCCTCTTCGTCTCCCACTTCCTCGAGCAGGTCTACGAGATCTCCGACCGCATGACGATCCTGCGCAACGGTGCGCTGGTGGGGGAGCACCTCACGGCGGAGCTGCCCCGCATCGAGCTCATCTCCAAGATGATCGGGCGCGCCGGGGAGGCCTTCCGGGAGATCCGCGCCGAGGCGCGGGCCGTCGCCCAGCGCGACACCGCCGACCGGCCCCTCGTGCGGGCGCTCGGCCTGGGCAAGGACGGCTCGCTCGAGCCCTTCGACCTCGACCTCCACGAGGGGGAGATCGTGGGTCTGGCCGGTCTGCTCGGCTCCGGGCGCACCGAGGCCGCACGGCTGCTCGCCGGGGCGGACCGGGCCGACCACGGGACCGTCGAGATCGACGGCACGCCCGTGCGCATGACCTCCCCGCGCACGGCGCTCAAGCACGACATCGCCTTCTCCACCGAGGACCGCAAGAAGGAGGGCATCGTCGGCGACCTCACGGTCCGCGAGAACATCGCCCTCGCGCTCCAGGCCGGCCGAGGGACGTGGCGGCCGATCCCGCGCAAGGAGCTCGACGAGATCGTGGCGAAGTACATCGCCGCCCTCAACATCAACCCTCCCAACCCCAACGCCCTCATCAGGAACCTCTCGGGCGGCAACCAGCAGAAGGTCCTGCTGGCCCGCTGGCTCGCCACCTCCCCGCGCCTGCTCATCCTCGACGAGCCCACGCGCGGGATCGACATCGGCGCCAAGGCGGAGATCCAGAAGCTCGTCGCCGACCTGTCGCGGGACGGCATGTCGGTGGTGTTCATCTCCTCCGAGCTCGAGGAGGTCCTCCGGCTCAGCGAGCGCGTCGTCGTCATGCGCGACCGCGAGAAGCTCGCCGAGGTGGTCAACGACGACGACATCGACTCGGGAACGATCCTCGAGCTCATCGCCCAGAGCGGAGCGCACGCCTCATGA
- a CDS encoding ABC transporter substrate-binding protein: MFGRKSTRMRASVALGGVALLALAGCGGGGGGGEETGTAAAGGEGGGDELVRVGFSQLGAESGWRTANTESIQASLTEENGIDLTFVDAQQRQENQIRALRDFVSQDMDIIAFSPVIETGWDQVLQEIKDAGIPVVLVDRTVDTTVEDPFVTWIGSDFRAEGVTAGEWVAENFPDANIFELQGTLGSGAQVDRQEGFREVVGDDAIVGEASGNFTRAEGRTAMEAALQAYPDTDLVFAHNDDMGLGAIEAIEAAGMVPGEDIAIVTVDAVKDGMQALLDGKFNYVVECNPVFGDQLAELIQQVHAGEEVPEQTFVEETAFEQADIDQAFVDERPY, from the coding sequence ATGTTCGGAAGGAAGAGCACCCGAATGCGGGCGAGCGTCGCCCTGGGCGGGGTGGCCCTGCTGGCCCTGGCCGGCTGTGGTGGCGGCGGAGGCGGAGGCGAGGAGACCGGTACCGCGGCCGCCGGCGGAGAGGGCGGCGGCGACGAGCTCGTCCGCGTCGGCTTCTCCCAGCTGGGCGCCGAGAGCGGCTGGCGGACGGCCAACACGGAGTCGATCCAGGCCAGCCTGACGGAGGAGAACGGCATCGACCTCACCTTCGTCGACGCGCAGCAGCGCCAGGAGAACCAGATCCGCGCCCTGCGCGACTTCGTCTCGCAGGACATGGACATCATCGCGTTCTCCCCGGTCATCGAGACCGGCTGGGACCAGGTCCTCCAGGAGATCAAGGACGCCGGGATCCCCGTCGTGCTCGTCGACCGCACCGTCGACACGACGGTCGAGGACCCGTTCGTCACGTGGATCGGCTCGGACTTCCGCGCCGAGGGCGTCACCGCGGGCGAGTGGGTCGCGGAGAACTTCCCCGACGCCAACATCTTCGAGCTCCAGGGCACCCTGGGCTCGGGCGCGCAGGTCGACCGCCAGGAGGGCTTCCGCGAGGTCGTCGGCGATGACGCGATCGTCGGCGAGGCGAGCGGCAACTTCACCCGCGCCGAGGGCCGCACCGCCATGGAGGCCGCGCTCCAGGCCTACCCCGACACGGACCTCGTCTTCGCGCACAACGACGACATGGGCCTGGGCGCCATCGAGGCGATCGAGGCCGCGGGCATGGTCCCGGGCGAGGACATCGCCATCGTCACCGTCGACGCGGTCAAGGACGGCATGCAGGCGCTCCTCGACGGCAAGTTCAACTACGTCGTCGAGTGCAACCCGGTCTTCGGCGACCAGCTCGCCGAGCTCATCCAGCAGGTGCACGCCGGCGAGGAGGTCCCCGAGCAGACGTTCGTCGAGGAGACCGCCTTCGAGCAGGCGGACATCGACCAGGCGTTCGTGGACGAGCGCCCGTACTGA
- a CDS encoding LacI family DNA-binding transcriptional regulator produces the protein MGARRAPVMSDVAARAGVSHQTVSRVLNHPELVHPETQERVRAAIAELGYRRNMSARALATSRTRMIGVVTPATRSFGPTYTTVAIQDAAREAGYAILTAGTVDAAASPHDVLDFFLDRGVEGVVVVAPTEEFAEAARGLAGSLPIIVIATGLRSPAPLHVVAIDHEQGARDATRHLIDLGHRHIAHVAGPSNWFDARARLAGWRAELEAAGLEVPEPIEGGWDATQGYAAAQRLLSGPTMPTAVFTANDLLALGMMRAFHEAGVRMPDDVAIVGYDDISGSDFYEPPLTTVRQPFQEVGHQVMEALLTALDGGSPEPGLSRPELIVRASSGAPAQG, from the coding sequence GTGGGGGCCAGGCGCGCGCCGGTCATGTCCGACGTGGCCGCCCGGGCCGGCGTCTCCCACCAGACGGTCTCCCGGGTGCTCAACCACCCCGAGCTCGTCCACCCCGAGACCCAGGAGCGGGTCCGCGCCGCCATCGCCGAGCTCGGGTACCGCCGGAACATGTCCGCGCGCGCCCTGGCGACGAGCCGCACGCGCATGATCGGCGTCGTCACCCCGGCCACCCGGAGCTTCGGCCCGACCTACACGACGGTCGCCATCCAGGACGCGGCCCGGGAGGCCGGCTACGCAATCCTCACCGCCGGCACCGTGGACGCCGCGGCGAGCCCGCACGACGTCCTCGACTTCTTCCTCGACCGCGGGGTCGAGGGCGTCGTCGTCGTCGCGCCGACCGAGGAGTTCGCCGAGGCCGCCCGTGGCCTCGCCGGCTCGCTGCCCATCATCGTCATCGCCACGGGCCTGCGCTCGCCGGCCCCGCTCCACGTCGTCGCCATCGACCACGAGCAGGGCGCCCGCGACGCCACCCGGCACCTCATCGACCTCGGGCACCGGCACATCGCCCACGTCGCCGGGCCCTCGAACTGGTTCGACGCGCGCGCCCGCCTGGCGGGGTGGCGCGCCGAGCTCGAGGCCGCGGGCCTCGAGGTCCCCGAGCCGATCGAGGGCGGGTGGGACGCCACGCAGGGGTACGCGGCGGCCCAGCGGCTGCTGAGCGGCCCCACGATGCCGACGGCCGTGTTCACCGCCAACGACCTCCTCGCGCTCGGCATGATGCGCGCGTTCCACGAGGCCGGGGTGCGGATGCCCGACGACGTCGCCATCGTCGGCTACGACGACATCTCCGGCAGCGACTTCTACGAGCCGCCGCTGACGACGGTGCGCCAGCCCTTCCAGGAGGTGGGCCACCAGGTCATGGAGGCCCTCCTCACCGCCCTCGACGGCGGTTCGCCGGAGCCGGGCCTGAGCCGGCCCGAGCTCATCGTCCGGGCGTCCTCCGGCGCCCCCGCGCAGGGCTGA
- a CDS encoding aldose-1-epimerase: MSATRTGPGGRTIHLAAGDYTATVVGVGAGLARLAWRGKDVVVPHEADALPPAYLGKTLVPWPNRVSDGRYVRGGVTHELPVNEHATNAALHGLACWVGWDPVEEDDASVTLGTDIVPQYGYPFWLRSHVRYALTPSGLTTTITTTNLGEGVAPYGASSHPYLTCDGAPVDGCVLVAPAGQVLEVDERMRPRACVPVDGTDLDLRAPRPLGARQVDHAYTGLPAGTWAVTLTDPASGLTARMRADAPWVQVYTGEKIDRRGVAVEPMTCPPDAFNSGTDLVELAPGATHTLAFAIDATLAP, translated from the coding sequence ATGAGCGCGACGAGGACCGGCCCCGGGGGCCGGACCATCCACCTCGCGGCCGGCGACTACACGGCGACCGTCGTCGGCGTGGGCGCCGGCCTCGCCCGCCTCGCGTGGCGGGGCAAGGACGTCGTCGTCCCCCACGAGGCCGACGCGCTGCCGCCGGCCTACCTCGGCAAGACGCTCGTCCCGTGGCCCAACCGGGTGAGCGACGGCCGCTACGTCCGCGGCGGCGTCACGCACGAGCTGCCCGTCAACGAGCACGCGACGAACGCCGCGCTCCACGGCCTCGCCTGCTGGGTCGGCTGGGACCCCGTCGAGGAGGACGACGCCTCGGTCACCCTCGGGACGGACATCGTCCCGCAGTACGGGTACCCCTTCTGGCTGCGGTCGCACGTCCGCTACGCGCTCACGCCGTCGGGCCTGACGACGACCATCACGACGACCAACCTCGGCGAGGGCGTGGCGCCCTACGGGGCCTCCTCGCACCCGTACCTCACGTGTGACGGCGCGCCCGTGGACGGGTGCGTCCTCGTCGCGCCCGCCGGGCAGGTCCTCGAGGTCGACGAGCGGATGCGCCCGCGGGCGTGCGTGCCCGTCGACGGCACCGACCTCGACCTGCGTGCGCCGCGCCCGCTCGGCGCGCGGCAGGTCGACCACGCCTACACGGGCCTGCCCGCCGGCACCTGGGCCGTCACGCTCACCGACCCGGCGTCGGGGCTGACCGCGCGGATGCGGGCGGACGCCCCGTGGGTCCAGGTCTACACGGGCGAGAAGATCGACCGGCGCGGCGTGGCCGTGGAGCCCATGACGTGCCCGCCGGACGCGTTCAACTCGGGCACCGACCTCGTCGAGCTCGCCCCCGGCGCCACGCACACCCTCGCCTTCGCCATCGACGCGACGCTCGCGCCGTGA